A genome region from Arachis duranensis cultivar V14167 chromosome 8, aradu.V14167.gnm2.J7QH, whole genome shotgun sequence includes the following:
- the LOC107462786 gene encoding uncharacterized protein LOC107462786 — MVLSSMEVEAAPEAKPLPPKPKFEPLKPHEMSDGQFQFRKVSVPQHRYNPLKKAWMDIYTPIYEQMKIDIRMNLKARKVELKTRPDTPDISNLQKCADFVHAFMMGFDVVDAIALLRLDELYVESFEIKDVKTLRGDHLSRAIGRLSGKGGKTKFAIENATKMRIVIADTKIHILGSFANIKIARDSLCSLIMGSPAGKVYSKLRAVTARLAERF; from the coding sequence ATGGTGTTGTCTTCAATGGAAGTTGAAGCTGCCCCTGAGGCAAAACCATTGCCTCCAAAGCCTAAGTTCGAGCCTTTGAAGCCTCATGAGATGTCCGATGGTCAGTTTCAGTTTCGGAAGGTATCTGTTCCACAACATCGCTACAATCCTCTCAAGAAAGCATGGATGGACATCTATACTCCCATATACGAGCAGATGAAAATCGACATCCGCATGAATTTGAAGGCTCGGAAGGTTGAACTGAAGACGAGGCCAGATACACCCGATATTAGTAACCTGCAAAAATGTGCTGATTTTGTCCATGCTTTCATGATGGGATTCGATGTCGTAGATGCCATTGCGCTACTCCGTCTGGATGAGCTCTATGTTGAGTCCTTCGAAATCAAGGATGTTAAGACACTTCGAGGTGATCACTTGTCTCGCGCTATTGGAAGATTATCTGGTAAAGGCGGTAAAACTAAGTTTGCAATCGAAAATGCAACTAAGATGAGGATTGTGATTGCTGACACTAAAATACACATTTTGGGGTCATTTGCCAACATCAAAATTGCGAGAGATTCTCTTTGTAGCCTTATCATGGGATCACCCGCGGGTAAGGTATATTCGAAACTAAGAGCAGTTACAGCTAGACTGGCAGAAAGATTTTGA